The genomic segment TGCATGGCCATTCCCCGCAGGCGGGCCAGGGCATCGCGCAGGGAGCCCGGGCGGATCAGCATCTCTTGTTCAAGCCGATCGTGGGACAGGTTGAGTAGCAGGTGCCTCTTGGTGAGCCGCGAAAGACGCTCGGTCACATACAGGTAGGTCTCTTCCATGCGCGCATTACGATCACGCCACACATCGCTGAACTCGCCGCAGACCATGACCAGCACACCCGCACCGAAGAAAAAGCGGAAGGCGAAGGCATCTTCAACCCGACCCATGGCATTGGCGATCAACCAATTGATGATCAGCGGAATGCTACTCAGCAAGCCCGGCGAAACGCCGTAGCGCAACGCAATCAAGATCGGTGCAAACCAGAGCCAGGGAAAGTGGCTTTGCGCGAGCATCGGGTCGTCGGCGCTGATCCACCAGCCCACGGCAATGCCGATCAGGGGGATCAAAAATATTTCGAGCCACTGGTCACGGGCCAGCACCGGATCGGGTGCCAGCCGATGCGGGCTGATGAGCTTTTTGAGCCAACTGGTCGAGGAGGGTGCTCCCATAAGCGACTTACTTTGCAGGTGCCACGGCGGGCAGTGGCAAGCTGGTCAGGGCGTCGCGCATGACGGCCTGCGCCACGCCGGACAGGGCTTGCCGGCTCCACCCGCTGCTGGCTGCGGTGGTGCTCCAGACGATTTGCCCTGAGCTCAGGTCTGTTACTTTGACGGTAATGCCGACAGCGGGCTCGCCGTCGAGGCCGACTTTGTAGCGCCACTCTTCAACGCTGCCGCTCACCGCGTACCGAACGCCCTGGTCGCGTGCCCACTTCTGGGCTTCTTCGCTGACTTTCCGCTCAGAGGGCTCAAACAAGCTGTCCCGTGACAGGGCTGCGGGGTAGATCTTGAGTTCCGGCACACCACGGCGACGCAACAGGTGCTCCAGCATGGACTCTGCACTCAGCGCCGCTTGCGGCGTGTCGGTATTGTTGGACAAGGGGAGCAAGGCCCAAGAGGCGCCTGCTTCCAGCGTGCCGCGGCCGGTATTGGATTCGATGGAGGTGGCGCAACCGGTCAAGGCCAGCGCAGCGGTGCACAAGAGAGTGTGGAGTTTCATCAGGGTGCTCGTGGTTAAAAGTAATTGCGGTAACGCAGGGTCAAGGTTCTGCCCGGGCCG from the Rhodoferax potami genome contains:
- a CDS encoding penicillin-binding protein activator LpoB, with the protein product MKLHTLLCTAALALTGCATSIESNTGRGTLEAGASWALLPLSNNTDTPQAALSAESMLEHLLRRRGVPELKIYPAALSRDSLFEPSERKVSEEAQKWARDQGVRYAVSGSVEEWRYKVGLDGEPAVGITVKVTDLSSGQIVWSTTAASSGWSRQALSGVAQAVMRDALTSLPLPAVAPAK